The sequence TTATCAACCCATTTCAGCAATACGATTCGCTCTTCCTCAGTAAGCCGTGAAAGCGGTTTCCAGCTGTAGTACAGCTGTTCATGAATGGTGCCGTCAAAAACCGTTTTCCTGATTGCATGCATCCGGAGTGCTGCAGCTTTTGAGTCGCGGTCTCTCCATCGGGAAAAATTCAAGGCTCTGCGTCCGGCAGCAACCTTTGCATTTGCTGCCCATGATATCGGTGCGATATAGGCCGAAGCAGGCCATTTTGTCTGATAGGAGTGACAGTCGTAGCAGGATTTTTTCAGAATGACCACGATGTCCGCAGGGGCTGTCAGCGGGTTATCTTCCGGAGGATTGATCCGCTCAAGCGGAATGAACTGCATGATAATGAGGGTCAGGATAATCCAGCTTGCCGCGGTTTTGGCAGAATGCGCACTCATGAATTGAAGATGTAGAAGGAATTTCTTTTTTTTAAACGTTAAACCGATAACTATAGTGATATTTCCCTGTGAAAAAGCGGTTTGGTATTATCTTCCGCAGATTCGTGCCGATCTTGCTATCGAGTTGGTTAAAACCGGTATGACGCAGTCCCAGGCGGCCAAAAAACTTGGAGTGACACCTGCTGCCGTTTCGCAGTATATCCATAAAAAGCGTGGTCTGCAATTACCGAGAACCAGAATGTATCGTCAGGAAATCAAGGCTGCGGCGAGAAAAATCTGTGAGGACGCATCAGTCGATGAACTGCATTTTATTGTCTGCAAATGCTGTCAATTGCTGAAAAAGGAGGGGGAAACCGCTTCTGCGCCGGAAGAGAGTCAGTGTTCATAAAGAAGATGTTATGAGTAAAGTCATGAATGGATGGTCAGGAGATATTCGGAGTTATCGTTTATCGTCGCTTGTTACGGTTTGTATAGTGGTCGCGGGGTTCGTCCTGCAGTATATCGCTCAAGGTCAGGGAGTCGGGATGCTTTCCTGGCCTTTCAATGCCCTGTTTCTTGCTGTTTTTGCGGTATTTATCGTGCTGCTTGGAGCGGGATTCAGGACTAATGACTTCGTTCTCTGGCTGGGCGGCATACCGTTCGGACTGTCTCTTATTTTTGCAATCGCGTTTCTCTCTCTGCTTGGCGGCGTTATTCCCCAGGGAATTTCGTCCGGCAACATTCTTTTTGAAAGGCTGGGATTGAGCCGGATGTTTTCCGGTTGGCCATTTTCTCTGGTCGTGTTTTGCTTTCTCTGCAATCTCGGCTTGTCTGTTGTCTGGAAAATTATTCCGTTCAGGCTCTCGAATCTTCAGTTCATGCTCTTTCACGGCGGATTCTGGATCGCACTGGCATCCGGACTTGCCGGCGCTTCTGATCTGCAACGGGTTATTATCCCTGTTTATGAAGGCCGCGAGAACAGCCGGGCTTATATTCCTCAGGAGAATCGTATGGTGCAGCTTCCTTTTTCCGTTTATCTCGCTGATTTTTCCATTGAAGAGTATGCTCCCCAGATTGTGCTTTATGATCCGGAAAACGACCGTGTTATGCAGGGAGAGGTAACCGGAACGACCGGGGTGAGCAAGGGGTACAGGGCGAATTGGCCGGGTTTTGCCGTTACCGTGCAGGATTACCTGCCGCATGCCCTCCCTGACAGCAGCGGCATTCCCCGACCGACAGGACAGGAAAACGGTATTCCTTATGCTAAAATAAGGATCACTGCAGGCGGAAAAAGTGCCGAACGATGGCTGAACACCGGCAGCCCTTTTATCAAGCCGGGAGTCGTACAGATCGACCGTTTTTATCTTGTGATGTTTCCCGGTTCTCCGAAAGTTTTTCGTTCCGGCGTCGTACTCAGCGGCAGCAGCGGCAGGAGAACTGCAGAGCTTGAAGTCAACAAACCGGTTACCTATGAAGGGTGGAAACTCTATCAGATGGGTTATGACGAGAAAGCCGGACGGTGGTCGCAATTGAGTTTGATCGAAGCGGTAAGCGACCCATGGCTTCCTGCGGTTTACTGTGGTTTTTTCATGATTATGGCCGGTAACGCAATGTTTTTCTGGAAAGGAATGAAACGGGGAGAGAGAGGATGACGCTTGCTGATTTTCCGGTTTTCGCGTTTTCTGCGATTGCCTGCTGGGTGATCGGTTCCCTGCTGCAGATTGCTGTCCGTCGTTATCCTGCCGTGCGATTCCCTTCGTATGCCGTTATGCTGGCAGGAACAGTGTTAATCGGATGGTTTATCGTTTCTTACTGGATTACTCTCGAACGTCCGCCCCTGAGAACCCTTGGAGAGACACGATTATGGTATGCCGCGCTTATTCCTGTAGTCGGTTTTCTTGTCGAATACCGCTGGAAGATCGGCTGGCTGAAATATTATTGTATGGTGCTGGCGGCTTTTTTTCTCGGCATCAACATCGCCCATCCTGATGTGTTCGACAAGGCACTCATGCCGGCTCTGCAGAGTGTCTGGTTTATTCCTCATGTTGTTGTCTATCTTGTCGGTTACGTACTGCTCGCAGCCTCTTCGGCTGCTGCCTGGCACAACATCTATTCCGGTCTCCGTTCAAAGACCGAGCTGCTTGGCTACTCGTTATCACACTATCTTGCGCTTCTTGGATTCGTTTTGCTGACGTTCGGGCTGGTTTTCGGTGCGCTTTGGGCAAAGGAGGCGTGGGGTCACTACTGGACCTGGGATCCCAAGGAGACCTGGGCATTTATTTCATGGCTTGCCTATCTCGGTTATCTGCATCTTTCGGCAAACGGAACCGGTCGCGATAAACTGCAATGGTATCTTGCCCTCTCTTTTCTGGTGCTTCTGGTCTGCTGGTTCGGAGTAAATTACATGCCTTCGGCGCAGAACAGCGTGCATAGTTATCAGCCTGATTGATGGAGGTCCGGCAACCTACAGTTCTACAATGAGATGAGCTTCGGTTGAATGGCCCGCAAGCAGATTTTTCAGGGTATCGATAAGCTCCATGCCATATTTATTGAGGTAATAAAATACATTGATCAGCCGTTCCTGGGGAACTCCTTCCGGGAAAAAGGCTGTTTCCGTTTTCAATATCTGCTCGATCAGTTCTTCGTTTTTACGTCGTCCCGCTTTGCGTGCTTTTTGCTCGATCGTGTCAACGGTTTTCATTGCCTGCAGGGTCGATGCAGCAAGCATCGGCTCAAGGGTAGGATCGATTTTGGCAAGTACCGGGCCGAGATCCTTCAGGGCTTTTTCAATACGATCTCTGATACTGAAAAAGAGTGAATCAAGTTCGGGATTTTCCCCAACCCTTTCGGCATTTCGTTTCAGTGTCTGCAGATCGCTGAAAAACGCATGGTAGATCTGTTTTCTTGAAAACCCGGACTTTCCGGAGATCCG comes from Chlorobium limicola DSM 245 and encodes:
- a CDS encoding cytochrome c biogenesis protein ResB, which encodes MSKVMNGWSGDIRSYRLSSLVTVCIVVAGFVLQYIAQGQGVGMLSWPFNALFLAVFAVFIVLLGAGFRTNDFVLWLGGIPFGLSLIFAIAFLSLLGGVIPQGISSGNILFERLGLSRMFSGWPFSLVVFCFLCNLGLSVVWKIIPFRLSNLQFMLFHGGFWIALASGLAGASDLQRVIIPVYEGRENSRAYIPQENRMVQLPFSVYLADFSIEEYAPQIVLYDPENDRVMQGEVTGTTGVSKGYRANWPGFAVTVQDYLPHALPDSSGIPRPTGQENGIPYAKIRITAGGKSAERWLNTGSPFIKPGVVQIDRFYLVMFPGSPKVFRSGVVLSGSSGRRTAELEVNKPVTYEGWKLYQMGYDEKAGRWSQLSLIEAVSDPWLPAVYCGFFMIMAGNAMFFWKGMKRGERG
- the ccsA gene encoding cytochrome c biogenesis protein CcsA; this translates as MTLADFPVFAFSAIACWVIGSLLQIAVRRYPAVRFPSYAVMLAGTVLIGWFIVSYWITLERPPLRTLGETRLWYAALIPVVGFLVEYRWKIGWLKYYCMVLAAFFLGINIAHPDVFDKALMPALQSVWFIPHVVVYLVGYVLLAASSAAAWHNIYSGLRSKTELLGYSLSHYLALLGFVLLTFGLVFGALWAKEAWGHYWTWDPKETWAFISWLAYLGYLHLSANGTGRDKLQWYLALSFLVLLVCWFGVNYMPSAQNSVHSYQPD
- a CDS encoding heme-binding domain-containing protein, which translates into the protein MSAHSAKTAASWIILTLIIMQFIPLERINPPEDNPLTAPADIVVILKKSCYDCHSYQTKWPASAYIAPISWAANAKVAAGRRALNFSRWRDRDSKAAALRMHAIRKTVFDGTIHEQLYYSWKPLSRLTEEERIVLLKWVDNYGREQQTGFKNSGNTLQDKSF
- a CDS encoding transcriptional regulator codes for the protein MIFPCEKAVWYYLPQIRADLAIELVKTGMTQSQAAKKLGVTPAAVSQYIHKKRGLQLPRTRMYRQEIKAAARKICEDASVDELHFIVCKCCQLLKKEGETASAPEESQCS